The following are encoded together in the Humulus lupulus chromosome 5, drHumLupu1.1, whole genome shotgun sequence genome:
- the LOC133778681 gene encoding uncharacterized protein LOC133778681, which translates to MQITVIGDTEDSEVQFLNIAPPAPEKRRERKRPRWFDEYTAMRKRNKKSKTAVNVDPLRVVDGKLLMTFHKWLLGTIGNKYPRECFSGTHDAAWFLKLHTPRTWLSDSHLDAAFHLMRRRLEFYPNVYPQKCVVMPTIFPESLKGRWDAFPGSDYSRFSWDDSILDLVRGDAVQFLPSWQNKEFIYFALFLKDQMHWVAVEADLNGWMLNIFDSSIGSISENDLISLMVDWCTIFPSVLRQSGLFENHDVILAPQLTASESQVRPFDWKLIPREFVPQTKSR; encoded by the exons atgcaaattactgtaatcggagatactgaagattctgaagtacaattcttaaacatagctccaccagcaccggagaagaggagagaaagaaagaggcctaggtggttcgatgagtacactgcaatgaggaaaaggaataagaaatcgaagacagcagtgaatgtggatccattgagggttgttgatggtaaattacttatgacctttcacaagtggttgcttggcaccattgggaataaatatccgagggaatgcttctcagggacacacgatgctgcttggttcctgaaactgcatactccgaggacatggctttctgactct catttagatgcagcatttcatctcatgaggaggcgtctagaattttatcctaacgtgtaccctcagaaatgtgttgttatgcctacaatttttcccgaatcattgaagggtcggtgggacgcttttccaggttctgactactctagatttagttgggatgacagtatattggacctggttaggggtgatgcagtccagttcttaccgagttggcagaacaaggagttcatttattttgccctcttcttgaaagaccaaatgcattgggtagctgtagaggcagacctgaatgggtggatgctcaacatctttgactccagtattggatcaatttccgaaaacgatttgatcagcttgatggttgactggtgtaccattttcccgtcggtcttgcgacagtccggtttatttgagaaccatgacgttatactcgcgcctcagttgacagcatcagagagtcaggtcagacccttcgattggaaactcattccacgtgaattcgtaccgcaaacaaaatccaggtga